The following coding sequences are from one Prochlorococcus marinus CUG1438 window:
- a CDS encoding DUF2256 domain-containing protein, protein MKNLSTKTCPVCNRPFEWRKKWKNCWDDVIYCSKRCSNRKSQK, encoded by the coding sequence TTGAAAAATCTTTCTACTAAAACTTGTCCTGTTTGCAATAGGCCGTTCGAGTGGCGTAAAAAATGGAAAAATTGTTGGGATGATGTTATCTACTGTTCAAAAAGGTGCAGTAACAGGAAGTCGCAAAAATGA
- a CDS encoding TIGR03643 family protein: protein MKNIDIDRIIEMCWEDRTPFEAIEYQFGLKEEEAIKIMRQNLKPKSFKVWRKRVSGRNTKHMALKDSTRFKSTHKRKL from the coding sequence ATGAAAAATATTGACATAGATAGAATAATAGAGATGTGTTGGGAAGATAGAACACCCTTTGAAGCCATTGAGTATCAATTTGGTTTAAAAGAGGAAGAAGCGATAAAAATTATGCGTCAAAATCTTAAACCTAAATCCTTCAAAGTTTGGAGAAAGAGAGTTTCGGGAAGAAATACAAAACATATGGCACTTAAAGATTCAACTAGATTTAAATCTACTCATAAAAGAAAATTGTAA
- a CDS encoding DUF393 domain-containing protein — translation MKIKLTFLFDGGCPLCLRETNFLKKRDISNQIIFVDINSKDYDQSLFGDISYSEAMSNLHGIKENGEIIRGLDVLSYSYELIGLGWVYYPLKIRFLSPILRLAYRYWAKYRLLITGRSNIEKLCTSQCEK, via the coding sequence ATGAAAATTAAATTAACCTTTTTATTTGATGGTGGTTGTCCACTTTGTTTGAGAGAAACAAATTTTTTAAAAAAAAGAGATATTTCAAATCAAATTATATTTGTAGATATTAATAGTAAAGATTATGATCAAAGTCTTTTTGGTGACATTTCATATTCAGAAGCAATGTCAAATCTTCATGGGATTAAGGAAAATGGAGAAATTATTAGGGGACTAGACGTACTGTCATATTCTTATGAATTAATTGGTTTGGGTTGGGTTTATTATCCTTTGAAAATACGATTCTTATCTCCCATATTAAGGCTGGCTTACAGATATTGGGCAAAATATAGACTTCTTATTACAGGTCGATCCAATATTGAAAAACTTTGTACCTCTCAATGTGAAAAGTAA
- a CDS encoding RNA methyltransferase translates to MSILPRRFERIKSVLDCRMKNLTVLVEDVNKPHNLSAILRTCDAAGVFEANFISKRNVVKTFNSTAQGSQKWVKLNNHENTITAISDLKNKGFKLYGTTLNRESVDYRNFDYSQNTCFVLGAEKWGLSKELISLVDQSIFIPMRGMVQSLNVSVAASILLFEAIRQRKNKDILPTNGEGLNIDEYRKTLFEWCYPELATLYKKSAKEYPKLNDQGDFDPIVDN, encoded by the coding sequence ATGTCAATTTTGCCAAGAAGATTTGAACGAATCAAAAGTGTTTTAGATTGCAGAATGAAAAACTTGACTGTTTTAGTTGAGGATGTCAATAAACCACATAATTTATCCGCGATACTAAGGACTTGTGATGCAGCAGGAGTTTTCGAAGCAAATTTTATTAGCAAAAGGAATGTCGTCAAGACTTTTAATAGTACTGCGCAAGGAAGTCAAAAATGGGTCAAACTAAATAATCATGAAAACACTATCACTGCAATATCCGATTTAAAGAATAAGGGTTTTAAATTATATGGAACTACTCTTAATAGAGAATCAGTTGATTATAGAAATTTTGATTATTCTCAAAATACGTGTTTTGTTCTTGGAGCAGAAAAATGGGGATTAAGTAAAGAACTCATATCATTGGTTGATCAATCAATTTTCATACCTATGAGAGGTATGGTCCAATCCCTAAATGTTTCAGTTGCTGCTTCCATATTATTATTTGAAGCTATTCGCCAGAGAAAAAATAAAGATATATTGCCCACTAATGGAGAAGGATTAAATATAGATGAATATCGAAAGACACTTTTTGAATGGTGTTACCCAGAATTAGCTACTTTATATAAAAAATCAGCAAAAGAGTATCCAAAGTTAAATGATCAAGGAGATTTTGATCCTATTGTAGATAACTAA
- a CDS encoding ABC transporter permease has product MKFLEANNFFGYSFSILSNDIFAPPSLNHFCGTDRLGRDVCLRTLQGSSLAIEVVFLAILFSLSLGLPLGLLSGYFGGLFDKCLSLIMDTIFSIPVILLSVVVAFVLGKGILNAALALCIVYSPQYFRLIRNQTILVKSETYVEAAQVSGADVKTIIFKYILPNVITPLPILLTLNAADAVLVLGSLGFLGLGVPADVPEWGSDLNLALAALPTGIWWTALFPGLAMFFLVLGLSFIGEDLEEIFDRQKSD; this is encoded by the coding sequence ATGAAATTTTTAGAGGCCAATAATTTTTTCGGTTATTCATTTTCAATTTTAAGCAATGATATCTTTGCCCCTCCTTCGCTTAATCATTTCTGTGGCACAGATAGATTAGGAAGAGATGTTTGCTTAAGAACTTTGCAAGGATCATCCTTAGCGATAGAAGTTGTATTCTTAGCTATTCTTTTTTCATTAAGTTTAGGTTTGCCATTGGGATTATTAAGTGGGTATTTTGGTGGTTTGTTTGATAAGTGCTTATCACTAATAATGGATACTATTTTTTCAATACCTGTAATTTTGCTTTCAGTTGTTGTTGCTTTTGTCTTGGGTAAGGGTATTCTTAATGCGGCTTTGGCATTGTGCATTGTTTATTCGCCACAATATTTTAGATTAATCAGAAATCAAACAATTTTAGTTAAATCCGAAACTTACGTTGAGGCAGCTCAAGTCTCAGGGGCTGATGTTAAAACAATTATTTTTAAATATATTCTTCCAAATGTAATAACACCTTTACCTATTCTGCTTACCCTAAATGCTGCGGATGCTGTTTTGGTATTAGGAAGTTTAGGATTTTTAGGTCTTGGTGTTCCTGCAGATGTCCCAGAATGGGGAAGTGATTTAAATCTTGCTCTTGCCGCTTTACCTACAGGTATTTGGTGGACGGCTTTGTTCCCTGGTTTGGCAATGTTTTTTTTAGTTTTAGGTCTTTCTTTTATAGGAGAGGATCTTGAGGAAATTTTTGATAGACAAAAGTCTGATTGA
- the lepA gene encoding elongation factor 4: MTNISVSKIRNFCIIAHIDHGKSTLADRLLQDTGTVQQRDMQEQFLDSMDLERERGITIKLQAARMKYKADDSQEYVLNLIDTPGHVDFSYEVSRSLQACEGALLVVDASQGVEAQTLANVYLALENNLEIIPVLNKVDLPGADAEKIKQEIEEIIGLDTSNAINCSAKTGVGIKDILEAIVKRVPPPQDEIKLPTKALIFDSYYDPYRGVIVYFRVISGSLNKREKILLMASKKNYELDEIGIMAPDQQQVDELHAGEVGYLAASIKSVADARVGDTITLLNSPANDPLPGYKTANPMVFCGLFPTDADQFPDLRVSLEKLQLSDAALKYEPETSSAMGFGFRCGFLGLLHMEIVQERLEREYDLDLIVTAPSVIYKVNLNHHEHIFIDNPSTIPDPQLRESIEEPYVKMEIYAPNEFNGTLMGLCQERRGVFIDMKYITTDRVTLIYEIPLAEVVTDFFDQMKSRTQGYASMEYHLIGYRKNDLVRLDVLINSERADPLTSIVHKDKAYGIGRSLVEKLKELIPKQQFKIPIQASIGSRIIASESISALRKDVLSKCYGGDISRKKKLLKKQAKGKKRMKAMGKVEVPQEAFMAVLKLNQ, translated from the coding sequence ATGACTAATATATCAGTTTCAAAAATAAGAAATTTCTGCATAATCGCTCATATTGATCATGGTAAATCTACACTCGCTGATAGATTGCTCCAAGATACTGGAACTGTGCAGCAAAGGGATATGCAGGAACAATTTTTGGATAGTATGGATCTTGAAAGAGAGAGAGGAATTACTATCAAGTTACAGGCCGCTAGGATGAAATATAAAGCTGATGATTCTCAAGAATATGTTTTGAACCTGATAGATACCCCAGGGCATGTTGATTTTTCTTATGAGGTTAGTAGATCTCTCCAGGCTTGTGAAGGCGCTTTACTCGTTGTTGATGCAAGTCAAGGAGTAGAAGCTCAAACCTTAGCTAATGTTTATCTTGCCTTAGAAAATAATCTTGAAATAATTCCTGTTTTAAATAAAGTTGATTTGCCTGGAGCTGATGCTGAAAAAATAAAACAAGAAATAGAGGAAATTATTGGACTTGATACATCTAATGCAATAAATTGTTCAGCAAAAACTGGAGTTGGTATTAAAGATATTTTGGAAGCAATTGTAAAAAGAGTCCCTCCTCCTCAAGATGAAATAAAATTACCTACGAAGGCATTAATTTTTGATTCTTATTATGATCCCTACAGGGGCGTTATTGTTTATTTCAGGGTGATATCTGGGTCTCTTAATAAGAGAGAAAAGATATTATTAATGGCTAGCAAAAAAAATTATGAATTGGATGAAATAGGAATAATGGCACCTGATCAGCAACAAGTTGATGAATTACATGCAGGAGAAGTTGGTTATTTAGCTGCTTCTATAAAATCAGTTGCTGATGCGAGAGTGGGAGATACGATTACTCTTTTAAATTCACCTGCAAATGATCCCTTGCCAGGTTACAAGACAGCAAACCCTATGGTTTTTTGTGGCTTATTCCCGACTGATGCTGATCAATTCCCAGATTTAAGAGTATCACTTGAAAAATTACAATTATCTGATGCGGCCTTAAAATATGAGCCCGAAACTAGTAGCGCAATGGGCTTCGGATTTAGGTGCGGATTCTTAGGACTTCTTCATATGGAGATTGTTCAAGAAAGATTAGAAAGAGAATATGATTTGGATTTAATTGTAACGGCACCATCAGTTATCTATAAGGTTAATTTAAATCATCATGAACATATCTTTATTGATAATCCTTCTACAATTCCTGATCCACAACTTAGGGAATCAATAGAAGAGCCTTATGTGAAAATGGAAATTTATGCTCCCAATGAATTTAATGGAACATTAATGGGTTTATGTCAGGAAAGAAGAGGAGTATTTATAGATATGAAATACATAACAACAGATCGGGTTACTTTGATTTATGAAATTCCATTAGCAGAAGTAGTTACAGATTTCTTTGATCAAATGAAAAGTAGGACTCAAGGTTATGCATCAATGGAATATCATTTAATTGGGTATAGAAAGAATGACCTTGTCAGATTGGATGTTCTAATAAATTCAGAAAGAGCAGATCCATTAACTTCTATTGTTCATAAAGATAAGGCTTATGGAATTGGAAGAAGTCTAGTTGAGAAATTAAAAGAACTTATTCCAAAACAACAATTTAAAATTCCTATCCAGGCATCAATCGGTAGTAGGATTATTGCAAGTGAAAGTATAAGTGCTTTGCGAAAAGATGTTTTATCAAAATGTTATGGAGGTGATATTTCTAGGAAAAAGAAACTTTTAAAGAAACAAGCTAAAGGTAAAAAGAGGATGAAGGCAATGGGTAAAGTTGAAGTACCTCAAGAAGCTTTTATGGCAGTCCTGAAATTAAACCAGTAA